A region from the Silene latifolia isolate original U9 population chromosome 7, ASM4854445v1, whole genome shotgun sequence genome encodes:
- the LOC141592452 gene encoding uncharacterized protein LOC141592452 isoform X1 produces the protein MKALGRRLMKNSKTRQKRNKLVNNIRGIVTYLKTDSYLYSHVITSPLSQHHVHKSGLRYDKNEGILRHNERELKEKLMKYLKSDTYMYAPLEDVGHRDQVLVKNVISSPRADELEFTRVTRTVISKKIALQTKRGADNPIGDKQGEVSKGGRHDVGVASPPTPEIPQGRKQATPLYYDSVRMMKNMRNVMQ, from the exons ATGAAGGCGTTAGGCAGGAGATTGATGAAGAATAGTAAAACTAGGCAGAAAAGAAATAAGTTGGTCAACAATATCCGTGGAATTGTTACTTATCTCAAAACCGACTCTTATTTGTATTCCCACGTAATTACCTCTCCCTTATCGCAACATCATGTCCACAAATCAG GTTTACGATATGACAAAAATGAAGGCATATTGAGACACAATGAGCGTGAATTGAAGGAGAAATTGATGAAGTACCTAAAATCTGATACCTATATGTATGCTCCTTTGGAAGATGTTGGTCACCGTGACCAAGTTTTAGTGAAGAATGTCATTTCTTCTCCAAGAG CAGATGAATTGGAATTTACGAGGGTAACAAGGACGGTTATATCTAAAAAGATAGCTTTACAGACAAAGCGAGGAGCGGACAATCCAATAGGTGACAAACAAGGAGAAGTTAGTAAGGGTGGTCGTCATGATGTAGGCGTTGCCTCTCCTCCAACTCCCGAAATCCCACAAGGAAGGAAGCAAGCAACCCCCCTCTATTATGATTCTGTTAG GATGATGAAAAATATGAGAAATGTGATGCAATAA
- the LOC141592452 gene encoding uncharacterized protein LOC141592452 isoform X2 → MKALGRRLMKNSKTRQKRNKLVNNIRGIVTYLKTDSYLYSHVITSPLSQHHVHKSGLRYDKNEGILRHNERELKEKLMKYLKSDTYMYAPLEDVGHRDQVLVKNVISSPRDELEFTRVTRTVISKKIALQTKRGADNPIGDKQGEVSKGGRHDVGVASPPTPEIPQGRKQATPLYYDSVRMMKNMRNVMQ, encoded by the exons ATGAAGGCGTTAGGCAGGAGATTGATGAAGAATAGTAAAACTAGGCAGAAAAGAAATAAGTTGGTCAACAATATCCGTGGAATTGTTACTTATCTCAAAACCGACTCTTATTTGTATTCCCACGTAATTACCTCTCCCTTATCGCAACATCATGTCCACAAATCAG GTTTACGATATGACAAAAATGAAGGCATATTGAGACACAATGAGCGTGAATTGAAGGAGAAATTGATGAAGTACCTAAAATCTGATACCTATATGTATGCTCCTTTGGAAGATGTTGGTCACCGTGACCAAGTTTTAGTGAAGAATGTCATTTCTTCTCCAAGAG ATGAATTGGAATTTACGAGGGTAACAAGGACGGTTATATCTAAAAAGATAGCTTTACAGACAAAGCGAGGAGCGGACAATCCAATAGGTGACAAACAAGGAGAAGTTAGTAAGGGTGGTCGTCATGATGTAGGCGTTGCCTCTCCTCCAACTCCCGAAATCCCACAAGGAAGGAAGCAAGCAACCCCCCTCTATTATGATTCTGTTAG GATGATGAAAAATATGAGAAATGTGATGCAATAA